In one Pseudomonas sp. Bout1 genomic region, the following are encoded:
- a CDS encoding amino acid ABC transporter permease, whose amino-acid sequence MTFDYAFILSTLPAFLKAVGVTLQVGLIAIGTSMLVALINAALLVFRTPYVWRLVALYVELARNTPLLIQLFFVYFALPALGLNISGFWAAIITMTFLGGAYLTEVLRAGVEAVPLAQIESGKSIGLSHWQLLRHVILPQAGILSLPALFANFIFLLKETTIVSAVAVPEILYTTKSYIALYYKTYEMLAVLTLICVLLFLPLSLLLNRLERRLQHGQFGS is encoded by the coding sequence ATGACCTTCGATTACGCATTTATCCTCAGCACGCTGCCGGCGTTTCTCAAGGCCGTGGGCGTGACCTTGCAAGTCGGCCTGATCGCCATTGGCACCTCCATGCTGGTGGCCTTGATCAACGCCGCGCTGCTGGTATTTCGCACGCCTTACGTGTGGCGCCTGGTGGCGCTGTACGTCGAGCTGGCGCGCAACACACCGCTGCTGATCCAGCTGTTTTTCGTCTACTTCGCGTTGCCGGCCCTGGGGCTGAATATCTCCGGGTTCTGGGCGGCGATCATCACCATGACCTTTCTTGGCGGCGCCTACCTCACCGAAGTGCTGCGCGCCGGTGTCGAGGCGGTGCCGCTGGCACAGATCGAGTCGGGCAAGTCCATCGGCCTGTCCCACTGGCAGCTACTGCGTCATGTGATCCTGCCCCAGGCCGGGATCCTCAGCCTGCCGGCACTGTTTGCGAACTTCATTTTCCTGCTCAAGGAAACCACGATCGTGTCAGCCGTGGCGGTGCCAGAGATTCTCTACACCACCAAAAGCTACATCGCCCTCTACTACAAAACCTACGAAATGCTCGCCGTGCTGACGCTGATCTGCGTGCTGTTATTCCTGCCGCTGTCGCTGCTGCTCAACCGCCTTGAAAGGAGGCTCCAGCATGGCCAGTTCGGGTCTTGA
- a CDS encoding amino acid ABC transporter permease: MASSGLELLWVSLPQLGKGAAQTLSISFLSIAFSTVGGVVYGVLRTLSSKAINLVLRIYLELFRAIPVLVWLYLLFFGLPIFFGLSIPSFWCAVLVLSLWGASEVGEVVRGALHSLPRGQREAGLSIGLSDPQLYGYVLLPQALKRMTPPTINVYTRIIKTSSLAVLIGVVDVIKVGQQIIERTYESVLIYGALFLFFFFICYPLSAASKVLERRWAHA, from the coding sequence ATGGCCAGTTCGGGTCTTGAATTACTCTGGGTGTCGTTGCCGCAACTGGGCAAGGGCGCTGCGCAAACCCTGTCGATCTCATTCTTGAGCATCGCCTTCAGCACCGTTGGTGGCGTGGTGTATGGCGTATTGCGCACGCTGAGTTCGAAAGCCATCAACCTGGTGCTGCGCATTTACCTGGAGCTGTTCCGCGCCATCCCGGTGCTGGTGTGGTTGTACCTGCTGTTCTTCGGCCTGCCGATTTTCTTCGGCCTGAGCATCCCAAGCTTCTGGTGCGCGGTGCTGGTGTTGTCGCTGTGGGGCGCCAGTGAAGTGGGCGAAGTGGTGCGCGGCGCCCTGCATTCATTGCCCCGCGGCCAGCGTGAAGCCGGCCTGTCGATTGGCCTGTCGGACCCGCAGCTGTACGGCTACGTGCTGCTGCCCCAGGCCTTGAAGCGCATGACCCCGCCGACCATCAACGTCTACACCCGCATTATCAAGACCAGCTCGCTGGCAGTGCTGATCGGTGTGGTGGACGTGATCAAGGTCGGCCAGCAAATCATCGAGCGCACCTACGAGTCGGTGTTGATCTACGGCGCGCTGTTCCTGTTTTTCTTCTTTATCTGCTACCCGTTGTCGGCCGCCTCCAAGGTGCTGGAACGGCGCTGGGCCCACGCATGA
- a CDS encoding amino acid ABC transporter ATP-binding protein, producing the protein MSALIEFQGFNKFFGDQQVLKGIDLSVQSGEVVVILGPSGCGKSTLLRCLNGLEVAHSGSLRFAGKELLDKATDWRQVRQDVGMVFQSYHLFPHMSVLENILLGPLKVQKREPREARAQAEKLLERVGLCDKRDAYPRQLSGGQQQRIAIVRSLCMNPQVMLFDEVTAALDPEMVKEVLEVIQGLARDGMTLLIVTHEMAFARAVADRVVFMEAGRILEQNTPEAFFTNPQTARAQQFLEKFSFVSTLPKRTKELELL; encoded by the coding sequence ATGAGCGCATTGATCGAGTTCCAGGGTTTCAATAAATTTTTCGGCGACCAGCAGGTGCTCAAGGGCATCGACCTGAGCGTGCAAAGCGGCGAAGTGGTGGTGATTCTCGGCCCCAGCGGCTGCGGCAAAAGCACCTTGCTACGTTGCCTCAATGGCCTGGAAGTGGCCCACAGCGGCAGCCTGCGTTTTGCCGGTAAAGAGCTGCTGGACAAGGCCACCGACTGGCGCCAGGTACGCCAGGACGTGGGCATGGTGTTCCAGAGTTACCACCTGTTCCCGCACATGAGCGTGCTCGAGAATATTTTGCTCGGCCCGTTGAAAGTACAAAAACGCGAGCCCCGCGAAGCCCGTGCCCAGGCTGAAAAGCTGCTGGAGCGGGTGGGCCTTTGCGACAAACGCGACGCTTACCCGCGCCAGCTCTCGGGCGGCCAGCAACAACGCATCGCCATCGTCCGCTCGTTGTGCATGAACCCACAGGTCATGCTGTTTGACGAAGTCACCGCCGCCCTCGACCCGGAAATGGTCAAGGAAGTATTGGAAGTGATCCAGGGCCTGGCCCGGGACGGCATGACCCTGCTGATCGTCACCCATGAAATGGCCTTCGCCCGCGCCGTCGCCGACCGCGTGGTGTTTATGGAAGCCGGCCGCATTCTCGAACAAAACACCCCTGAGGCATTCTTTACGAACCCGCAAACCGCACGCGCGCAGCAGTTCCTGGAGAAGTTCTCCTTCGTTTCAACACTGCCCAAAAGAACCAAGGAATTGGAGCTGCTATGA
- a CDS encoding transporter substrate-binding domain-containing protein: MKTATLLFPLFGLALLAGCNKSEEPAKTAAATPAPAAVSYIDKIKARDKLIVGVFTDKPPFGFVDESGRYVGFDTDIGRRFAKDLLGDENKVEFVAVEPASRIPFLQSDKVDLILANMTVTPERKEAVDFTNPNLKVAVQALVANASEVKNLDDLATRTTIVTTGTTADIWLTKNHPDWKLLKFEKNSESLQALSAGRGDAYAQDNLVLFSWAKQNPGYRVLEQKLGDEAPIAPAVKKGNIELRDWVNTELAKLGEEKYLLKLYDQYVRKELSDDTKPESVIVEGGKWQG, translated from the coding sequence ATGAAAACTGCCACGTTGTTATTCCCCCTGTTCGGCCTCGCTCTGCTGGCCGGCTGCAACAAATCCGAAGAGCCCGCCAAGACGGCTGCTGCCACCCCGGCTCCGGCTGCGGTGAGCTACATCGACAAGATCAAGGCGCGGGACAAGCTGATCGTCGGCGTGTTTACCGACAAGCCGCCGTTTGGTTTTGTGGACGAGTCCGGTCGCTACGTCGGCTTCGATACCGACATCGGCCGCCGTTTTGCCAAGGACCTGCTGGGCGACGAGAACAAGGTTGAATTCGTCGCCGTGGAACCGGCGAGCCGCATTCCATTCCTGCAAAGCGACAAGGTCGACCTGATCCTCGCCAACATGACCGTGACACCTGAGCGCAAGGAAGCGGTGGACTTCACCAACCCGAACCTGAAAGTGGCGGTGCAGGCACTGGTGGCCAACGCCAGCGAAGTGAAAAACCTGGACGACCTGGCGACCCGCACCACCATCGTCACCACCGGCACCACGGCTGATATCTGGCTGACCAAGAACCACCCGGACTGGAAACTGCTGAAGTTCGAGAAAAACTCCGAGTCGCTGCAAGCGCTGTCGGCCGGCCGTGGTGATGCGTATGCGCAAGACAACCTGGTGTTGTTCAGCTGGGCCAAGCAGAACCCGGGCTACCGTGTGCTGGAGCAGAAATTGGGCGATGAAGCGCCGATTGCGCCGGCGGTGAAGAAGGGCAACATCGAACTGCGTGACTGGGTGAATACCGAGTTGGCCAAGCTGGGCGAAGAGAAGTATTTGCTCAAGCTGTATGACCAGTATGTTCGCAAGGAACTGAGCGATGACACCAAGCCGGAAAGCGTGATTGTTGAAGGCGGCAAGTGGCAGGGTTGA
- a CDS encoding AAA family ATPase, producing MLKTLAVANYRSINKLVVPLDRLNLITGPNGSGKSNLYRALRLLAETAQGGVINALAREGGLDSTFWAGPENISRRMLNGEVAVEASVSKGAKRLRLGFAGEDFSYAISLGLPEPDKQSFFTLDPQIKKECIWAGHVYRPASLLVQRSGPMVRARDGRAWDVLAQHTPDYHSLFDQVGSLRGSPEVLLLRESIRGWRFYDHFRSDVDAPVRQPQLGTRTPVLHHDGRDLAAALQTIREIGDPEALQRAISDAFPGARLNITPLQGGRFAIEFYQEGLLRPLSAAELSDGTLRYLLLVAALLTPRPPTMMVLNEPETSLHPDLLPALARLIIQVSQQCQVWVVSHASRLIAALQQDHGCNSIVLEKVMGQTQVVGQRVLDEPAWHWPS from the coding sequence ATGCTCAAGACCCTCGCGGTGGCCAATTACCGCTCAATCAACAAATTGGTGGTGCCGCTGGATCGGTTGAACCTGATCACCGGCCCCAATGGCAGCGGCAAGTCCAACCTGTATCGCGCCCTGCGGTTGCTGGCGGAGACGGCCCAGGGCGGGGTGATCAACGCATTGGCCCGTGAGGGCGGGCTGGATTCAACCTTCTGGGCCGGGCCGGAAAACATCAGCCGGCGCATGCTCAATGGCGAGGTGGCGGTGGAGGCGAGCGTGTCGAAGGGAGCCAAGCGCTTGCGCCTGGGGTTTGCCGGGGAAGATTTCAGCTATGCGATCTCTCTCGGGTTGCCGGAGCCCGACAAACAGTCGTTCTTTACCCTGGACCCGCAGATCAAGAAGGAATGCATCTGGGCCGGCCACGTGTACCGCCCGGCGAGCCTGCTGGTACAGCGCTCCGGCCCGATGGTGCGAGCCCGGGATGGCCGCGCCTGGGATGTATTGGCCCAGCACACGCCGGACTACCACAGCCTGTTCGATCAGGTCGGCAGCCTGCGGGGTTCGCCGGAAGTGCTGCTGCTGCGCGAAAGCATTCGCGGCTGGCGCTTTTATGATCACTTTCGCAGCGACGTCGACGCCCCGGTGCGCCAACCGCAACTGGGCACGCGTACGCCGGTGTTGCATCACGACGGTCGGGACCTGGCAGCGGCGTTGCAGACCATCCGCGAGATTGGCGACCCCGAGGCATTGCAGCGGGCGATCAGCGATGCGTTTCCCGGGGCACGGTTGAATATCACGCCCTTGCAGGGTGGCCGCTTTGCCATCGAATTTTATCAGGAAGGGTTGCTGCGGCCATTGTCGGCGGCAGAGTTGTCGGACGGAACCTTGCGCTATCTGCTGCTGGTGGCGGCGCTGCTGACGCCGAGGCCGCCAACGATGATGGTACTCAACGAACCGGAAACCAGTTTGCACCCGGACCTGTTGCCGGCGTTGGCGCGTTTGATCATCCAGGTGTCGCAGCAGTGTCAGGTGTGGGTGGTGTCGCATGCCAGCCGCTTGATTGCGGCGTTGCAGCAGGATCACGGGTGCAACTCGATTGTGCTGGAGAAGGTGATGGGGCAGACGCAGGTGGTGGGGCAGCGGGTGCTGGATGAGCCGGCGTGGCATTGGCCGAGTTAG
- a CDS encoding efflux RND transporter periplasmic adaptor subunit produces the protein MGGPTSTFILGLGLLALLSGCGQEKAEPKEHSRVFVQTVKSSDFAAAVTLTGDIQARVQTDLSFRVGGKIIQRMVDVGDGVSARQVLAKLDPKDLQTNVDSAQAQVVAEQARVKQTAAAFVRQEKLLPKGYTSRSEYDSAQAALRSSQSALTAAQAQLANAREQLGYTSLIADAPGIITARQAEVGQVVQATVPIFSLARDGERDAVFNVYESLLVEPPPDKPITVSLLENPQITAVGKVREVTPAVAANTGTVQVKIALDALPKGMQLGSVVSATANGPAKASIELPWAALTKDISAPAVWLIDGDGKAQLHKVTVARYLTGKVIISDGLKGGEKVVVAGGQLLHPGMLVEIAQPPDQAQAQGVQP, from the coding sequence ATGGGCGGTCCCACCTCCACATTTATCCTCGGCCTTGGCCTGCTGGCGCTGTTGAGCGGTTGCGGCCAGGAAAAAGCCGAACCCAAAGAACATTCCCGGGTGTTTGTGCAGACCGTGAAGTCTTCCGACTTTGCGGCCGCCGTGACCTTGACCGGCGATATCCAGGCGCGGGTGCAGACCGATCTGTCATTCCGCGTGGGCGGCAAGATCATCCAGCGCATGGTGGATGTCGGTGACGGCGTCAGCGCCAGGCAGGTGTTGGCCAAGCTCGATCCGAAAGACTTGCAGACCAATGTCGATTCCGCCCAGGCCCAGGTGGTCGCCGAGCAGGCGCGGGTCAAACAGACCGCAGCCGCGTTTGTGCGCCAGGAGAAACTCCTGCCTAAGGGCTACACCAGCCGCAGCGAATACGACTCCGCCCAAGCCGCGTTGCGCAGCAGCCAAAGCGCGCTGACCGCCGCCCAGGCGCAGTTGGCCAACGCCCGTGAACAGTTGGGCTACACCTCGCTGATCGCCGATGCGCCGGGCATCATCACGGCCCGCCAGGCCGAGGTGGGCCAAGTGGTGCAGGCCACCGTGCCGATTTTCAGCCTGGCCCGGGATGGCGAGCGCGACGCGGTGTTCAACGTCTATGAATCACTGCTGGTGGAGCCGCCACCGGACAAACCGATCACCGTCAGCCTGCTGGAAAACCCGCAGATTACCGCCGTGGGCAAGGTGCGCGAAGTCACCCCGGCGGTGGCTGCGAATACCGGCACGGTGCAAGTCAAGATCGCCCTTGATGCACTGCCCAAGGGCATGCAATTGGGCTCGGTGGTCAGCGCCACCGCCAATGGCCCGGCCAAGGCCAGTATCGAGTTGCCATGGGCCGCGTTGACCAAAGACATCAGTGCGCCGGCAGTTTGGTTGATTGACGGCGACGGCAAGGCGCAGCTGCACAAGGTCACCGTGGCGCGCTATCTAACCGGCAAGGTGATCATCAGCGACGGCCTCAAGGGTGGCGAAAAAGTCGTGGTGGCCGGCGGGCAATTGCTGCACCCCGGCATGCTCGTGGAAATCGCCCAGCCGCCGGATCAGGCCCAGGCCCAAGGGGTGCAGCCATGA
- a CDS encoding efflux RND transporter periplasmic adaptor subunit: protein MKRLTCMLAASLLLMACSKEEPAPEPVRPVLSIEVKSEDQENLGRFAGTIQARYESNLGFRVPGRIARRAVDVGAEVEQGALLAVLDPTDQQNQLRAAQGDLARVEAQWINAQANARRQQELFSRGVGAQAQLDIAQTDLKTTQASLDQAKASVNQAKDQLNYSELRTDHAGIVTAWNAEAGQVVAAGQQVVTLARPDIKEAVIDLPAGLAERLPPDVVFLVAGQMDPTVSTTATVREIEPQAQSATRTRRARLTLAETPPAFRLGTAISVTLSSAIAPRIELPLSALQEADGKTRIWVIDTQSQTVQPRDVSIVSRDADSALLNAGVKPGERVVSAGVNSLKPGQKVKIDEDSPR from the coding sequence ATGAAGCGGCTGACGTGTATGCTTGCCGCCAGCCTGCTGTTGATGGCGTGCTCCAAGGAAGAACCGGCGCCGGAACCGGTGCGCCCGGTGCTGTCGATTGAAGTGAAATCCGAAGACCAGGAAAACCTCGGCCGCTTCGCCGGTACCATCCAGGCCCGTTATGAAAGCAACCTCGGTTTCCGTGTGCCCGGCCGTATCGCCCGGCGCGCGGTCGACGTGGGCGCTGAAGTGGAGCAGGGCGCGTTGCTGGCCGTGCTCGACCCCACCGATCAACAGAACCAGTTGCGTGCCGCCCAGGGCGACCTGGCCCGTGTTGAGGCCCAGTGGATCAACGCCCAGGCCAACGCACGTCGACAACAAGAGTTGTTCAGCCGGGGCGTCGGCGCCCAGGCCCAACTGGACATCGCCCAGACCGACCTTAAAACCACCCAGGCCTCCCTTGACCAAGCCAAGGCCTCGGTCAACCAGGCCAAGGACCAGCTCAACTACAGCGAGCTGCGCACTGACCACGCGGGCATCGTTACCGCGTGGAATGCCGAGGCCGGCCAGGTGGTTGCCGCCGGGCAGCAAGTGGTGACCCTGGCGCGTCCGGACATCAAGGAGGCCGTCATCGATTTGCCTGCGGGTCTCGCCGAGCGCCTGCCGCCCGACGTGGTGTTCCTGGTCGCCGGGCAAATGGACCCAACCGTCAGCACCACCGCCACCGTGCGTGAGATCGAACCCCAGGCCCAAAGCGCGACCCGCACCCGACGTGCGCGCCTGACCCTGGCCGAAACGCCGCCCGCGTTTCGCCTCGGCACCGCCATCAGCGTGACCCTGAGTTCGGCCATCGCCCCGCGCATCGAGCTGCCCCTGAGCGCCTTGCAGGAAGCCGACGGCAAGACCCGCATCTGGGTTATCGACACCCAAAGCCAGACCGTGCAACCGCGTGATGTCAGCATCGTCAGCCGTGACGCCGACAGCGCCTTGCTCAACGCCGGCGTCAAACCCGGCGAGCGCGTGGTGAGTGCCGGTGTGAACAGCCTGAAGCCTGGGCAAAAAGTCAAAATCGACGAGGACAGCCCGCGATGA